The stretch of DNA ACTTGCCCGGTGACCAGCTCGGTGAAGTAGCGGGTCTCGATCAAGTGCGCGGTGTCGAAATCCACCTGGGCACCTTCCACGGCGGCGCAGAGGATTTTCTCCGGGGCCGGGAAGCAGCCGTTGGTTTTGGCGCGCAGGATCGATGGCGCAATGGCGAGCATTTGCGCGACTTTCGGGTTGGACGGCGTACCACCCGGGATCTGGTAGCCCTTGATATCCCAACGCTGTTTCGCCTCGGGGTTGGCCAGAATCCACGCCCGGGACTTGGCCAGCAGCTCGTCACGGTCTGCCGCCAGCTCATCAATCAACCCGGCTTGCAGCGCCTGCTGCGGCGTAATCTTTTTGCCTTCCAGCAAGTAGGGCAAGGCTTTTTCCAGGCCCAGCATCCGCACCATGCGCACCACACCGCCGCCACCCGGCAAAAGCCCGAGGGTGACTTCCGGCAGGCCAATCTGTACCGACTTGTGGTCCAGCGCCACACGGTGCTGGCACGCCAGGCAGATCTCCCAGCCACCGCCCAGCGCTGCGCCGTTGACCGCGGCCACTACCGGTTTGCCGAGGGTTTCCAGGGTGCGCAGTTGCGCCTTCAGCACCAGCACGCTGTCGTAGAAATCCTTGGCGTGGGGCTTGTCGACCTTGATCAGTTCATTAAGGTCGCCGCCGGCAAAGAAGGTCTTCTTCGCCGAGGTGATGATCACGCCCGCAATCGAATCCTTCTCGGCGTCCAGGCGGGCGACGGTGGCCGCCATGGCCTCGCGGTACACCCCGTTCATGGTGTTGGCGCTCTGGCCGGGCATGTCGATGGTCAGCACCACAATCTGGTCCTGGCCCTTTTCGTAACGAATGGCACCGGTCATGACTGATTCCTTAGGCTCAGAGGCGTTCGATGATAGTGGCGATACCCATGCCGCCGCCGACACACAGGGTGGCTAGGCCATAACGCTGCTGGCGCACCTCCAGCTCATCGAGCAAGGTGCCGAGAATCGCGCAGCCCGTGGCGCCCAGCGGGTGGCCCATGGCGATGGAACCACCGTTGACGTTGACCCGGGCGGCGTCGATGCCCATGTCCTTGATGAACTTGAGCACCACCGACGCAAACGCTTCGTTGACCTCGAACAGGTCGATGTCTTCAACCCGCAAACCCGCCTTGGCCAGTGCCTTGCGGGTTGCCGGTGCCGGGCCGGTCAACATGATGGTGGGGTCGGTACTGGTGACAGCGGTGGCGACGATCCGCGCCCGGGGTTGCAGGCCGAGTTCGCGACCTTTGGCTTCAGAACCGATCAGCATCAGCGCCGCGCCATCGACGATCCCGGAACTGTTGCCCGGTGTGTGCACGTGATTGATGCGTTCGACGTGGCTGTAGACCCGCAACGCCGTGGCGTCGAAGCCCATCTGGCCCATCATTTCGAAGCTGGGCTTGAGTTTGCCCAGGCCTTCGAGGGTGGAGTCGGCACGGATGAATTCGTCATGATCCAGCAGCACAATGCCATTTTGGTCCTGCACGGCGATCAGCGACTTGTTGAAGGAACCGTCTGATCTGGCCCGCGCCGCTTTCTGCTGTGAGTGCAGGGCAAAGGCGTCGACGTCCTGGCGGGTGAAGCCTTCCAGGGTGGCGATCAGGTCGGCACCGATGCCTTGCGGGGTGAAGTGGCTGTGCATATTGGTTTGCGGGTCGAGCACCCAGGCGCCGCCGTCACTGCCCATGGGCACTCGGGACATGGACTCGACGCCGCCCACCACCACGAGGTCTTCAAAGCCGGAGCGCACTTTCATCGCGCCGAGGTTCACGGCTTCCAGGCCCGAGGCGCAAAACCGGTTGATCTGCACACCGGCGACGCTGATATCCCAGTCCGCCACCAAGGCGGCGGTCTTGGCGATGTCGGCGCCCTGGTCGCCAATCGGTGTGACACAGCCCAGGACGATGTCATCCACCTGCCGGGTGTCGAGGTCGGTGCGCTGTTGCAGTGCCGTCAGCAAACCGGCCACCAGGTTCACCGGCTTGACGCTGTGCAGGGCGCCATCCGCCTTGCCTTTGCCCCGGGGCGTGCGTATCGCATCAAAGATCAAAGCTTGGGTCATGACGTCCTCGAATCACTATGCAACGAATCGTGCCCTTACCTTAGGCGCCGGGGCGCCGGATTCAATGACCGAACCGCTCATTGACCTTGACGCTCACGCTCAGACGAACGGTAGGAGGCTACGGGAATCGGCTGATTAATCGTTTTAGCTGTCTAGCCGTAGGGCTGGCGTCTGGCTGGCAATTGGCCTCATGCCTTTTTAATAAGTTTTATTAAGTTGATGAGATGAAATGGATCTAAGCCGTGTAGAACGAGGGCTCTAAGGTTGAATCTGTAAGAGAAGTTAAAGGTTGCTGCCGGGTTTTGCTGGAGCACCTGTAGGAACTGTAAGAAAAGAGTCATGTAGCACCGTCATAGTTGAATCGACCGGCACGCATTTGACGCTCAGGAATAACAACAAAAGGCAGTCAGCCATGTTCAAGCATTCGAAAGTACGTCAGGCGGGACTTATTCTGTTCGCCACCACCCTGATTCTGATCTTGCCCAACCTCACCAAGGTCATTGGGTGACCTCTCACACCCCACATTCTGCGCAGACACAGCGCCAGGATCGCAGCCTTTGGCAGCGCCTTTCGGGATATTGCGTATAGCGATCCCGTCAGGGGCTGCCGTTTTGCGCGCCGAGATTTTGTGATTTTGCGGTATCGTGAGTTCCACCGCCTTTTCCGATATGTGGCCCTTCCTTGAAACAGATCATCGTCCTCCTGATCCTGCTGCTGGCCTTGCCGGCGCACGCCGCGAAATTGACCGTCGAGCTGGATCACGCCAGCAAAACCTGGGAAACCACCGAACTGCTCAAGCGTCGGGATGTGCAGACGGTGCAGATCGTTGATGACGTTTCCTACAAGCGCAACATGACGTATCGCGCAGTGCCGCTGGCAGCACTGTTGCCGGGCATCACGCCGGAAAACCATCTGCAGGCAGTGGCCCTCGACGGCTTTGCCGCGGAACTGACGGCGGCACCGCTGCTATCAAAAAGCGGCGCGCGGGCCTGGCTGGCGGTGGAAGATCCGGCGCATCCGTGGCCGCCACTGGCAGACGGCAAGCCCAGTGCCGGGCCGTTTTACCTGGTGTGGACCGATCCACAGGCCGGGCATATCAGCCCTGAGCAATGGCCGTTTCAGATTTCCGGGATCAAGCAGTTGAAGACGGTGGCGGAGCGCTTCCCGGCGTTGTTGCCGGATCCGAAACTGGCGGCGAATGACCCGGTGAATCAGGGGTTCGCACTGTTCCAGAAGAACTGCCTGGCATGTCATCGCCTGAACGGGGCCGGCGATGCGCAGGTGGGGCCGGACCTGAATATTCCTTACAACCCCACTGAATATTTTGCCGGGGATTTCCTCAAGCGCTACATCCGCGATCCGCAAAGCATGCGGCACTGGCCACAGGCGAAGATGCCGGCGTTTGCCACCAGCGTGCTGCCGGATGCGGACCTGGATCTGCTGGTGGGGTATTTGAAGCATATGGCGGGCAGAAAGCAGCCTTAAGGCTCAGGTAAATCTATGGCGAGGGAGCTTGCTCCCTCGCCACAAAAAGCTTTCCTGGCACAGAGAGCTTTCCTGCTACACACAGCTCCCTCTCTCCCTGGATCCTACTGCTGCTGCACCGAAATCACCGGTGTCGGTGCTACAAATACCTTGGCATGCATCTGCTCATGCCCTCCCCCACGACGCATGCCTCGTACCGGGCAGGCGTCCAGGTAATCCAGACCCACCGCCAGCTTCAAATGCCGCTCCGGCCGCGCCAGTTGATTGGTCACGTCAAAACTGTACCAGGCGTCATCCAGCCACGCTTCAGCCCAGGCATGGCTGGCGAGGTGCTCGCAGTCTTCGCTGTACAAATACCCCGACACATAACGCGCCGGAATCCCCAGGCTGCGGGCACAGGCGAGGAAGGCGTGGGTGTGGTCCTGGCACACCCCGGCACGCCCGGCAAACGCCTTGGCCGCACAGGTGTCGACTTCGGTAGAACCCGGCGAATAGGTCATGTACTGGTTCAGCGCGTGCATCAGGTCGATCAATGCGCTGCGGTCGCGGCGTTGATGGCAATGCTTTTCGGCAAAGCTGCGCAGGGCCTCGTCCGGCTCGGTCAACCGGGTGCAGCGCAGGAACGGGAAGGCCGACTGGCTTTCATGTTCGGCCTCGCGCAATTCGTCGATATCCACTTGGCCACGGGCGCCAATGATGATGGCTTCATGGGGCTCGTCCAGGGTCAACACGTGCAGGATGTTGCCGAACGGGTCCAGTTGCGCCCGTACCGGCCGGGGCAAGTCCAACTGCCAACTGAGGACATGCTGGCGCTCGCTGTCGTGGGGCGTGAGCCGCAGGTACTGGATGCTGGCACGCACCTGGTCTTCGTAGTGGTAGGTGGTTTCGTGGCTGATGGAAAGTCTCATGCCGCCTCCAGGTATGAACTGTAAATAGCATCGCCCAACTCGCGCACGAGCGGGATGAAGTCGGTCAGCCAAGCGTGCAGGCCTTCCTCGAGAATTTCGTCGATGGCGGTATAGCGCAGGCGTGCGTCCATTTCCGCTGCCAGGCGTTGGGCCGGGCGACCGTTGATGCCGGGCAGGCTGCCAAGGATCTGGTCGATCTCTTCACTGCAGGCCCGCAGCGACCGCGGCACGTCGGCGCGCAGCAGCAACAGCTCGGCGACTTGTCGGGCGCCCGGGGCATCACGGTAGATTTCGGTGTAGGCCTCGAACGACGACAACGCCCGCAACAACGCACTCCATTGATAGTAGGCATGGGCGGTACCATCGGTGACCGCTTCGGCCTGGTCGCCGGCCATTTCATAGCGGGCGTCGAGCAAGCGCAGGGTGTTGTCGGCGCGCTCGATAAAGGTGCCCAGGCGAATAAAACGAAAGGCGTCGTTACGCATGATGGTGCCGTAGGTGGCACCGCGGAACAGGTGGGAACGTTCCTTGACCCACTCGCAGAACCGGCTCATGCCGTAGCGGCTCAGGCCTTGCTGGGCGATGTCGCGAATTTCCAGCCAGGTGGCGTTGATGTTTTCCCACATGTCGGCGGTGATTCGCCCACGCACGGCATGGGCACTGGCGCGTGCAGCGCCGAGGCAGCTGTAGATGCTGGCCGGGTTGGCAGCATCCAGGGCGAAGAAGTGCAGCAGGCGTTCGGCGTGCAGTTCACCGTGGCGCTCGCGGTAATCGTCGAGGGTGCCGGTGATCAGCAGCGGCATCGCCAGTTCATGCAGGCCATCGCCGCGCCCGTCCTGGGGCATCAGCGACAGCGAATAACTGACATCGAGCATCCGCGCGAGGTTTTCCGCGCGCTCCAGGTAGCGTGACATCCAATACAAATCCGAGGCAGTTCTACTCAACATATTTCAATCCTCGACCACCCAGGTGTCTTTGGTGCCGCCGCCCTGGGACGAGTTGACCACCAACGAGCCTTCCCGCAGCGCCACACGAGTCAGGCCGCCGGGGACCACACGGGTTTCCTTGCCTTGCAGCACAAACGGGCGCAGGTCGATATGCCGTGGGGCGATGCCGTTTTCGACGAAGGTCGGGCACGTCGACAGGCACAGCGTTGGCTGCGCGATGTAGGCGTGGGGCTTGGCCTTGATGCGTGCACGGAAGGCTTCGATTTCCGCTGCCGAGGCGGCCGGGCCGACCAACATGCCATAGCCACCGGAGCCCTGGGTTTCCTTCACCACCAGTTGCGGAAGGTTGGCCAGTACGTGGGACAGTTCACTGGGATTACGGCACTGGAACGTCGGAACATTCTTCAGGATCGGTTCTTCATCCAGGTAAAAACGGATCATCTCGGTGACGAAGGGGTACACCGACTTGTCATCCGCCACCCCGGTGCCGATGGCATTGGCCAACACCACGTTGCCCGAGCGATACGCCGCCAGCAGGCCCGGTACGCCGAGCATGGAGTCCGGGTTGAAGGCCAGCGGGTCGAGGAACGCGTCGTCGAGGCGACGGTAGATCACATCCACCGCCTTGGGACCATCGGTGGTGCGCATGAACACGCGGTCATCACGCACGAACAGGTCGGCGCCTTCCACCAGTTCCACGCCCATTTCCCGGGCCAGGAATGCATGCTCGAAGAACGCACTGTTGAAACGCCCAGGCGTCAGCACCACCACACTGGGATTATCCAGCGGGCTGGAGCTTTTCAGGGTGTCGAGCAACAGGTTGGGATAGTGGTCGATGGGCGCGATGCGCTGGGCCGCGAACAGTTCGGGGAACAGGCGCATCATCATCTTGCGGTCTTCGAGCATGTAGCTCACGCCGCTGGGGGTGCGCAGATTGTCTTCGAGGACGTAGTAAGTGCCGTCGCCATCGCGTACGAGGTCGACACCTGAGATGTGGGAATAGATATCCCGATGCAGGTCCAGGCCCTGCATCGCCAACTGGTATTGCTCGTTGGCCAGCACTTGCTCGGCGGGGATGATCCCGGCCTTGATAATGCGTTGTTCGTGGTAGAGGTCGGCGAGAAACATGTTCAGCGCCTTGACCCGCTGGATGCAGCCGCGCTCGACGATCCGCCATTCACTGGCCGGGATGCTGCGGGGGATCGTGTCGAAGGGGATCAGGCGCTCGGTACCTTGCTCATCGCCATACAAGGTGAAGGTGATACCGGCCCGGTGAAACAGCAAATCGGCTTCGCGCCGGCGCTGGGCCAGCAGTTCGGCCGGCGTGTCAGCCAACCAGCGGGCGAATTCGCGGTAATGGGGGCGCACCTGCCCTGCCCCGTCGTACATCTCATCATAATAAGTGCGGATCATGCCGTACTCCTTGTCACCCGGACGCCAGAACCATCGCAAGGCCCGTGCCAGCGGCATAAACACTTAAGTATCAATCAGTTGGATATAGACGCAGGTCTCATCGCACCGTCCCGGTGCAGCAAATGCCCGCTGTCATGGGCGGCGCCTCATTGCAATGCAGGCCATGACTATCACCAGCATAGTCAGAGTTGATTTCACTGCCCGGCAAACCCCGCGGATAATCACCTCCATCAGCTGAACAGGACGCGTCCTACAGCTTCATCCATTGCGCATTACCGCTTGTACCGAATCGCTCTCCTCCTTTGCGATCTTCCCTTTGGCCACCCTGCTCGGGTGGCTTTTTTTTGCGCAGGATTTTTCCCGCGCCAGAAACAAAAACGGCCGACCCAAAGGTCAGCCGATACGCTGTGTTATTGCTCATGCCGCTACATGGGTAACCCACGCACCTCCTGTTTCACGCCCCATCCCTCGATGATCCCGCCCAAAGGCTCGACCACCGCCTCAAAGTCCTGCTCGAAGTCTCCTATGCCGTCGTAGGTGGCGAACATAATTTTGCTCAATTCCAGGTACCATGCGCCGTCATCCCGCGCGCTGACCTGGGCATTCAGGGATTCCCCACGAAACCGACCCGCAGCCCGCCGCGCACGTTCCTCATCCGGGAAAATGGCGTAGAACTCGATGGGGTGGAAACGCGAGAAGTCAAAGCCGCCCTCTTTCATGCGGCGCAACACGTTGGTGCTGATGTCTTCTTGATAGGCTGTGCTCATGAAACGTCCTCCTCAAACCGATGGATAGACTTTCCGTGCTTCCCAAGGCCCGCGCTGCAAGGGCGCGGGTGTTACGGCAGTGACGTCGCCGCTGGGAGACAAGCATGTAGCTGACAAGACCAGACCTTAGCGATTCATTCGCTGATCTCCATTGCAGAGTAGCGCGAAGCTATCACCTCCACCAGAGTCTGTTTAAAGGCGTACAGGGAATATTCAGGCGGCGGGTTCGACGTTGAGGTCTTTGATGCTGTTTTGATCTTTCAGAATCTTGACCGTGGGTTCGGCAATACGCCCCTCCAGATCGTTGAGATCCAGTTCCTCCAGCACCGGTGATACGCGGGCGCGAACCAGGCGCGCGGCTTCTTCAAGCGTGGGTTTCTGCTCGCACTCGAATTGCTC from Pseudomonas sp. NC02 encodes:
- a CDS encoding circularly permuted type 2 ATP-grasp protein produces the protein MIRTYYDEMYDGAGQVRPHYREFARWLADTPAELLAQRRREADLLFHRAGITFTLYGDEQGTERLIPFDTIPRSIPASEWRIVERGCIQRVKALNMFLADLYHEQRIIKAGIIPAEQVLANEQYQLAMQGLDLHRDIYSHISGVDLVRDGDGTYYVLEDNLRTPSGVSYMLEDRKMMMRLFPELFAAQRIAPIDHYPNLLLDTLKSSSPLDNPSVVVLTPGRFNSAFFEHAFLAREMGVELVEGADLFVRDDRVFMRTTDGPKAVDVIYRRLDDAFLDPLAFNPDSMLGVPGLLAAYRSGNVVLANAIGTGVADDKSVYPFVTEMIRFYLDEEPILKNVPTFQCRNPSELSHVLANLPQLVVKETQGSGGYGMLVGPAASAAEIEAFRARIKAKPHAYIAQPTLCLSTCPTFVENGIAPRHIDLRPFVLQGKETRVVPGGLTRVALREGSLVVNSSQGGGTKDTWVVED
- a CDS encoding alpha-E domain-containing protein encodes the protein MLSRTASDLYWMSRYLERAENLARMLDVSYSLSLMPQDGRGDGLHELAMPLLITGTLDDYRERHGELHAERLLHFFALDAANPASIYSCLGAARASAHAVRGRITADMWENINATWLEIRDIAQQGLSRYGMSRFCEWVKERSHLFRGATYGTIMRNDAFRFIRLGTFIERADNTLRLLDARYEMAGDQAEAVTDGTAHAYYQWSALLRALSSFEAYTEIYRDAPGARQVAELLLLRADVPRSLRACSEEIDQILGSLPGINGRPAQRLAAEMDARLRYTAIDEILEEGLHAWLTDFIPLVRELGDAIYSSYLEAA
- a CDS encoding acetyl-CoA C-acetyltransferase, coding for MTQALIFDAIRTPRGKGKADGALHSVKPVNLVAGLLTALQQRTDLDTRQVDDIVLGCVTPIGDQGADIAKTAALVADWDISVAGVQINRFCASGLEAVNLGAMKVRSGFEDLVVVGGVESMSRVPMGSDGGAWVLDPQTNMHSHFTPQGIGADLIATLEGFTRQDVDAFALHSQQKAARARSDGSFNKSLIAVQDQNGIVLLDHDEFIRADSTLEGLGKLKPSFEMMGQMGFDATALRVYSHVERINHVHTPGNSSGIVDGAALMLIGSEAKGRELGLQPRARIVATAVTSTDPTIMLTGPAPATRKALAKAGLRVEDIDLFEVNEAFASVVLKFIKDMGIDAARVNVNGGSIAMGHPLGATGCAILGTLLDELEVRQQRYGLATLCVGGGMGIATIIERL
- a CDS encoding cytochrome c, which encodes MKQIIVLLILLLALPAHAAKLTVELDHASKTWETTELLKRRDVQTVQIVDDVSYKRNMTYRAVPLAALLPGITPENHLQAVALDGFAAELTAAPLLSKSGARAWLAVEDPAHPWPPLADGKPSAGPFYLVWTDPQAGHISPEQWPFQISGIKQLKTVAERFPALLPDPKLAANDPVNQGFALFQKNCLACHRLNGAGDAQVGPDLNIPYNPTEYFAGDFLKRYIRDPQSMRHWPQAKMPAFATSVLPDADLDLLVGYLKHMAGRKQP
- a CDS encoding ribonuclease E inhibitor RraB, coding for MSTAYQEDISTNVLRRMKEGGFDFSRFHPIEFYAIFPDEERARRAAGRFRGESLNAQVSARDDGAWYLELSKIMFATYDGIGDFEQDFEAVVEPLGGIIEGWGVKQEVRGLPM
- a CDS encoding transglutaminase family protein; its protein translation is MRLSISHETTYHYEDQVRASIQYLRLTPHDSERQHVLSWQLDLPRPVRAQLDPFGNILHVLTLDEPHEAIIIGARGQVDIDELREAEHESQSAFPFLRCTRLTEPDEALRSFAEKHCHQRRDRSALIDLMHALNQYMTYSPGSTEVDTCAAKAFAGRAGVCQDHTHAFLACARSLGIPARYVSGYLYSEDCEHLASHAWAEAWLDDAWYSFDVTNQLARPERHLKLAVGLDYLDACPVRGMRRGGGHEQMHAKVFVAPTPVISVQQQ